The Lolium perenne isolate Kyuss_39 chromosome 6, Kyuss_2.0, whole genome shotgun sequence genome segment ttgttatgttgattatcaaagttgtgcttatgtgttgtttatgatcttgcatgctctccgttactagtagatactctggccaagtttttgctattaactccaagagggagtacttatgctcgatagtgggttcatgcctgcattgacacctgggacagtgacagaaagttctaaggttgtgttgtgctgttgccactagggataaaacattagtgctatgttcaaggatgtagtcactagttacattacgcaccatacttaatgcaattgtctgttgttagcaacttaatactggagggggttcggatgataacctgaaggtggactttttaggcatagatgcagttggatgacggtctatgtactttgtcgtaatgcccaattaaatctcactatactcatcatgatatgtatgtgcatggtcatgctctctttatttgtcaattgcccaactgtaatttgttcacccaacatgctgttcgtcttatgggagagacacctctagtgaactgtggaccccggtccaattctctttactgaaatacaatctactgcaatacttgttttactgttttctgcaaacaatcatcttccacacaatacggttaactctttgttacagcaagccggtgagattgacaacctcactgtttcgttggggcaaagtactttgattttgttgtgcaggttccacgttggcgccggaatcactggtgttgcgccgcattacatctcgccgccatcaaccttcaacgtgcttcttgactcctactggtccgattaaaccttggtttcttactgagggaaacttgccgctgtgcgcatcacaccttcctcttggggttcccaacggacgcgtgtcgaacgaagagacaatacgtcaaccacgcgcatcagagACTTACAATTGTTGAATGAAaaatagtggaagaaagattacagaagcgccttagtagttggaaaggtaaattgctaTCCCTGgggggaagattggtactcattaattcggtactgacaaatatggtactgtatatgttattatTCTTCCTATTgccaaaaggaattctgcataaactcgattattatcgatccagattcttttggcaaggggacagcgagaaaaagaaatatcgactggttaaatggagtatagtttgtagtcccaaggatcaaggtgggcttggagttcatgacctggaggtcaagaattcagctctgctgttttaagcttcttaccgaggatgggatttggcaaactattcttcggagaaaatatatcggctcgaagacgttatcccaagtggtttggaaacctggggattcacatttctgggctggtctaatggcgacaaaaaatgtcttttttcgTCATGGTACTTTCTCAATCAAGAATAGAACACAGATATggttctgggaagatgtttggttagacaatgcacccttaagCGAACAGTATCCTGTgttgtatagtattgttcgtcgccaaggtgataccattgccacaGTAATGGCTACCTCGCCTCCGAATGTGATGTTCAGACGTGTTTTGCTTGGACAAAGGCTTTTGTCATGGAATACGCTAATTCAACGGTTGGAGGATATTAACCTATCACCTGAACCggatgaatttagatggaatTTACATGTAGATGGCTCTTTCTCGGCCAAATCATTATACAATGCCATACTTCATTCGGATATACCAGTTGAAAATAATAACAAAATttagaagatgaagataccattaaaaataaaaatatttggatggtatcttcatcGAGGTGTTATCCTCACCaaggacaatcttgttaagcggaattggtacggaagtacacggtgtgttttctgtcatcgTGATGAAACCATTAAACACCTTTTCTTTCAGTGCCAattcgcgagatctatatggtcagtcatccaagtagcgtctaccctgtatcctccgactagtgtggctaatgtctttggcaattggcttcacggtatagattcaaggtttaagttgcttcttagggtgggggcgctagcagttatctggacgctttggctaagtagaaatgacaagatttttaacgataaaaattaTTCTttattgcaggtcatctacagatgtatagGTATTCTTcgtttgtggttacctcttcagcgaatggagaaccgagacctgtttacggaggtctgtacacggttggaggctacggcgaggaatactttttccctacatgggtggtagcatagtctacggattgaagcccctCCCATATCTTAGGCGTTATAcgtttcatcgttccgatatgtatttcgcctagttgCTTTTCCATCTTTTGACTTGAGACtattaaacggctgtgtgcatcctggttatgcagaggctgaatGTAATTGTTTttgaaagtaataaagcatcattTATCGAGAAAAAAAATGAACGCTTGGAGGTATGAAATAATTCCGAGGAATCTTGACAGAACACTTTGGGAAGTATGAAATAATTTCAAGGCCTCGTTTAAGGTGTCCACCCCTTTGATATTACACCATAATTATTGGCTTAATGTGGAAGAATTCCTCTAAAAGCCTAGCAACAAAATGAATTAAAGAACTTTAACTTTCACATTTATATAGGATTacaattgacttgattccagctAGCATGGGACTAAACCAGAAACACTTGGCAAATGAAAAGGTGTAGTTGAGGAGGTGCTCACTACACAACCATACATTTTTTGGTTTGTCTTTTTGGTATCTCACAACCTACAAATGTTTTGATTTTAAAATCTGAAGGTCACTGAAACAGTACAATAAGAATGTAGGAAAAATAGTTCCCATTTTTTTTGAGTAATTTAATTATTTTGAATATTTGAAATTCTAACAAATCTttaaatatatatagttttattgtCGTAAAATCCTGAATTAATTTTCCTACATTCTATATCAAATGCTTCATTGAACGGCAAAGTTTCATGTTCAAATGTTGTATGGTTTGAgagatacaaaaaaaaaaagttgtttCTGAAGGGAGAAAAGGCTAGCATGGATCTTGATGCACCTATGAACATACCAGATGAGGGGTGTGCAGTGAGCACGTGCTCAGAAAATCCTCTCTGACGATGATCCATAACCCATTGCCAAAACTGCTAGTATCTTAATTGACTTGTCATGAATCATCCATAACCCATTAGAGGATGCCCATGCAATTTTTACTTTTGACTAATTCGACTGTGTAGCTAGCTAGATCCATGCATCTGCCCCCAACGCCCAACAACCTTCTAAATCGAAGTAATCAACCCCATCGAATTGATAGATCATGCCACCGACGATGATGAAGTGCATCTTTTCTTCATCAGAACCCCTATTTAAGCCCCTGCGTTCCCTCGTATCCTCCTCACCCACCATCACTCGCAACATCTAGCAAATCTAGCTATCTCATCTCATCCAGCCACACCCAGCTCACCACTAGCTCGAGGTAAGAGATGGCCCGTGCTGCAGCAGCCCAGATCGTGGTGGTTGCCATTGTGGTGGCGATGCTCCTCTCGGCACCTTTCGCCGCCAACGCCGCCATCTCCTGTGGTCAGGTGAGCTCTGCCTTGAGCCCCTGCATGGCCTACGctaaaggcggcgcggccccatccGCGGGCTGCTGCAGCGGCGTCAGGAGCCTCGCCAGCTCCGCCAAGAGCACCGCCGACAAGCGTGCCGCCTGCAACTGCCTCAAGAAATTGGTCGGGAGCATCAGCGGGATCAACGCCGGTAACGCCGCCAGTATCCCGTCCAAGTGCAAAGTCAGCATCCCCTACGCCATCAGCACCTCCGTCAACTGCAACACCATCAACTGATCGATCCGCCACTCCTCGCCGGCGTCACACACGTTTACACCTACTATATTATACATACTGAATAAAAGCTCTGATGCATCTCCCTGTCAGTGATCGAGAGAAGATGAGTACTCGAGCCAGCTCTGCGTGGCCGACTGGCATTGTATCGGTGTTGCGTTGTTCCCTTCTCTCCCTTTGAGGAGACACGATCAAGAGTTTGCTTTGCACACCTTGTTTATGCGCTGCCAGTGTAGTGTATGCATATCTGGATCAGATATATATATATTCCGCTCTTTTTGTCAATTGCATCTCTCTGTATATTCTATCACTACAGGAATCGCCGGAGACGCCCTCacgccgacggccggctgccctcggcggagccacgcctggccctcggcgtagctacgccgacggcagccctcggcgtatggcCTCGGCGTCTGGGTCCCTTGGCATAGGTAGGTGCGCCGTCGGCGTAGGGCTGGCCCTCGGCGTACGCgtcctacgccgacggccaggcgAGCCCCTCGGCGTAGCATCCACGGCGGGCCGTCGCCGTTAACGGCGGGCATCATACGCCGACGGTATAGCCCTCGGCGTAGCGCGCGACGTGGCGCGCCGAGGGGAGCCCGAACCATGCAGACGCCGAGGACCAGCGTgcagacgccgacggccaccatacagacgccgacggccaccatGCGAGACATGGCGTCCGTGCGCGTGCCCGTGCTGCTGTGCTTGCGCCGCACGCCAgggcctacgccgagggcaatgccGGCCTGACGCCGACggcattgccctcggcgtaggcttgcGCAATTTTTTTTTTCGCCAGCAGTTCACAATTCACAGTTTACCAGTTCAGTTATGACAGTACAGCAGTTCATACGTCCAAATTCATCGAAATTCATCGAAATTCACCGTAATTCACCATAATTCACCATAATTCACCAAAATACACATAGTATCATACAAGaggagagtgccatgtcatccaaatacATAGTAATAGGTAGCACATGATAGGAATAGTAGTagtagcaagcaagaagcccGGTGCCGACTAGCGCATGAAGGACCCGGGCGGGGTGTATCCGCCCTCATCGTTGGCGAAACGAGCAGCCCGGGGTTgcgctccggtagaagctgcagaagaaccagcTGGGGAACCACCGGGAGtacgcccaggagaagtcgacggagaggcaccgggagtagtcccaggagtagtcgacggagagacaccagcagaacgcccaggagaccgaccaccttcatgaaccggtgtgacctcgcgcccacccggCGAGGCCGGGTTCCCGGAGCATCCCGTTCCCTACATGTTCCCTATatgttagcaacttgcgaggcaaaggaaagtggtaactacgggtttggcaaagaacttaccggtgtggatccgtagtaagtcAGAGCGAAAGTTGccctcgatggcatgataggcatgtcccccgccaTGGGAACTTGAGCCGGTGGCGGTGTACCACTAGACAAAGAAGTCATCAGTGcctgcaagataggttacaagtcaggctttgcagaaataaagcagcaaactgagacttgtcatctacttgcgagaagaaagattcaaacttactcctatatacgccatgtaggccgtattctgcctattccactgcgcagcggcctgctgatacgcttcattacaggcttcgaaggccgcctcgaactcaggctacaatttcagaaacaatgaatctcgtcaacACTTATCCATGTTggaaggaaaaccggaaagaggatgaaaatgaggaaaacttacatcgtaggcgggtggacgagcaggccggggacgaggctgggggctgttggcggtgagggtatgcttgagacgCGTGTAGCTCGTGGCTGGGGTAGGCTTGACCGTGCTAGTTGACGCAGGAgttgcaacggtgccagaaagtagcttccttatgacggtaaagtactcgtccgttgggaacctcaagaggaaggtgtgatgcgtacagcagcaagtttttcctcagtaagaaaccaaggtttatcgaaccagtaggagtcaaggaacacgtgaaggttgttggtgaaggagtgtagtgcggcgcaacaccagggattccggcgccaacgtggaacatgcacaacacaatcaagatactttgccccaacttaacagtgaggttgtcaatctcaccggcttgctaaaaacaaaggattaatcgtatggtgtggagaatgatgtttgtttgcaaagaacagcagagaacaatgattgcagtaggttgtatttcagatgtaaaagaatggaccggggtctacagttcactagtggtgtctctccaataagataaatagcatgttgggtgaacaaattacaggtgggcaattgacaaatagagagggcataacaatgcacatacatatcacgatgactactatgagatttacttagggcattacgacaaagtacatagaccgctatccagcacgcatctatgcctaaaaagtccaccttcgggttagcatccgcaccccttccagtattaagttgcaaacaacagacaattgcattaagtatggtgcgtaatgtaatcaacacaaatatccttagacaaagcatcaatgttttatccctagtggcaacaacacatccacaaccttagaacttttacatccgtcccgcattcaatggaggcatgaacccactatcgagcataaatactccctcttggagttacaagtatcaacttggccagagcctctactagcaacggagagcatgcaagatcataaacaacacatatatgatagattgataatcaacttgacatattattccatattcatcggatcccaccaaacacaacatgtagcattacaaatagatgatcttgatcatgataggcagctcacaagatctaaacatgatagcacaagaggagaagacaaccatctagctactactatggacccatagtccaaggatgaactactcacgcatcagtccggaggcgggcatggtgatgtagagccctccggtgatgattcccctctccggcagggtgccggaggtgatctcctgaatcccccgagatgggattggcggcgacggcgtctctggaacttttctcgtatcgtggctctcggtactagggttttcgcgacgaaggctttaagtaggcggaagggcagagtcggaggaggcacgggggccccacaccatagggcggcgcgggccccaccttggccgcgccgccttgtggtgtcggcccctcgtggccccacttcgtatcctcttcggtcttctggaagcttcgtggaaaaataagaccctgggcttttgtttcgtccaattccgaaaatatttcctgtgtaggatttctgaaaccaaaaacagcagaaaacaggaactggcgcttcggcatcttgttaataggttagtaccggaaaatgcataaaaatgatataaagtgtatataaaacatgtgagtatcatcataaaagtagcatggaacataagaaattatagatacgtttgagacgtatcaagcatccccaagcttagttcctactcgccctcgagtaggtaaacgataacaaggataatttctgaagtgacatgctatcataatcttgatcaatactattgtaaagcatatgagatgaatgaagtgattcgaagcaatggtaaagacaatacttaaacaactgaatcatatagcaaagacttttcatgaatagtactttcaagacaagcatcaataagtcttgcataggagttaactcataaagcaataaatccttagtagaaagttttgaagcaacacaaaggaagatataagtttcagcagttgctttcaacttcaacatgtatatctcatggatgattgtcaacacaaagtaatatgatgagtgcaaataagcaagtatgtaggaatcaatgcacacagttgacacaagtgtttgcttttaagatagaaagaagtaggtaaactgactcaacataaagtaaaagaaaggcccttcgcagagggaagcatggattactatttttgtgctagagcttttcttttgaaaacatagaaacaattttgtcaacggtagtaataattcatatgtgttatgcataagacatcttataagttgcaagcctcatgcatagtacaccaatagtgcccgcaccttgtcctaattagcttggatttccatggattctcattgcattacatatgtttcaaccaagtgtcacaaaggggtacctctatgccgcctgtacaaaggtctaaggagaaagttcgcattggatttctcgcttttgattattctcaacttagacatccatactgggacaacatagacaacagataatggactcctctttaatgcataagcattcaacaacagataatattctcatatgagattgaggattgttgtccaaactgaaacttccaccatggatcatggctttagttagcggcccaatgttcttctctaacaatatgcatactcaaaccatttgatcatgataaatcacccttacttcagacaagacgaacatgcatagcaactcacatgatattcaacaaaggtgaaatagttgatggcgtccccagaaacatggttaccgctcaacaagcaacttataagaaataagatacataagctacatattcaataccacaatagtttttaagctatttttcccatgagctatatattgcaaagacaaagaatgtaattttaaaggtagcactcaagcaatttactttggaatggcagagaaataccatgtagtaggtaggtatggtggacacaagtggcatagtttttggctcaaggattttggatgcacgagaagcattccctctcagtacaaggctttgggctagcaaggttgtttgaagcaaacacaagtatgaaccggtacagcaaaacttacataagaacatattgcaagcattataagactctacactgtcttccttgttgttcaaacaccttaaccagaaaatatctagacttttagagagaccaatcatgcaaaccaaatttcaacaagctctatggtagttcttcattaatgggtacaaagtacatgatgcaagagcttaaacatgatctatttgagcacaacaattgccaagtatcaaattattcaagacaatataccaattaccacatgaagcattttctgtttccaaccaaatagcaatgaacgaagcagtttcaaccttcgccatgaacattaaaagtaaagctaagaacaccagtgttcatatgaacgagcggagcgtgtctttctcccacacaatgaatgctaggatccgattttattcaaacaaaaacaaaaataaaagcacacagacgctccaagtaaagcacataagatgtgacggaataaaaatatagtttcactagaggtgacctgctaagtggtcgatgaagaaggggatgccttgggcatccccaagcttagatgcttgagtcttcttgaaatatgcagggatgaaccacgggggcatccccaagcttagacttttcactctccttgatcatattgtatcatcctcctctcttgacccttgaaaacttcctccacaccaaactcaaaacaaactcattagagggttagtgcataatcaaaaattcacatattcagaggtgacataatcattcttaacacttctggacatttcacaaagctactgaaagttaatggaacaaagaaatccatccaacatagcaaaagaggcaatgtgaaatgaaaggcagaatctgtcaaaacagaacagtccgtaaagacgaattttttagcggcacttaacaggctcagatgaagaagctcaaattgaatgaaagttgcgttcatatctgaggatcattcacgtaaattggcagatttttctgagttacctacagaaggggctactcaaatttgtgacagcaagaaatctgtttctgcgcagtaatccaaatctagtatcaaccttactatcaaagactttacttggcacaacaatgcaataaaataaagataaggagaggttgctacagtagtaacaacttccaagactcaaatataaaacaaaagtgcagaagtaaaataatgggttgtctcccataagcgcttttctttaacgcctttcagctaggcgcagaaagtgtaaatcaagtattatcaagagatgaagcatcaacatcataatttgttctaataatagaatcaaaaggcaacttcattctctttctagggaagtgtttcatacctttcttaagagggaattgatatttaatatttccttctttcatatcaataatagcaccaactgtTCGAAGAaatggtcttcccaaaataataggacaagatgcattgcattcaatatccaaaacaacaaaatcaacggggacaaggttattgttaaccgtaatgtgaacattatcaatcctccccaaaggtttctttatagaattatcagcaagattaacatccaaataacaatttttcaatggtggcaagtcaagcatatcataaagtttcttaggcataacagaaatacttgcaccaagatcacataaagcattacaatcaaaatcattgaccttcatcttaatgatgggctcccaaccatctcctaacttcctaggaatagaagtttcaagttttaatttctcttctctagctttaatgagagcatttgtaatatgttttgtaaaggccaaatttatagcactagcattaggacttctagcaagtttttgcaagaactttataacttcagagatgtgacaatcatcaaaatccaaaccattatgatctaaagcaatgggatcattgtcccaatattctgaaaaatttcagcagttttatcacaaacagtttcagcagttttagcagtttcaggcagttttgcacgctttgcgttaggagtagaaacattgctaacaccaattattttaccattgatagtaggaggtttagcaacatgtgaagcattaacattactagtggtggtaacagtccaaactttagctacattattctctttagctagtttttcttctctttcccacctagcatgcaattcagccatcattctaatattgtcattaattcgaacttggatagcgtttgctgtagcaaatgacttaatgtaACACCCCTCTTTTAGCTAAACCTAATTAGGGTTTgattgtgcatcatgagcatcatgatTATTTTTCCTAAAAAAATGCATGAAGGAAATAATTTGAAAACCCAAATGTTGGTTTAACTCTTACCCTATCTCAAATACTTCAATGTTTCAAAACTTCCAAACAGAAGTATTTGAACCTTCAAAAATATCTTAGGAAGGTCCCTGGATATTTTTAGTAATCTTCCAAAGAAGTTTGAATCCTCAAATCTTGCAATTTTAGTGCTGTTTTAAAATATCTAGAAAATACCCAAAAACCAGCGGGCCTTTTTGCAAATTCTTCTTGTCTTCTTCGTTGAGAGAGGAAGCACCTGCGTGTCCAACTCCTGAGCCGCCGACGCCACCTCCTGTTTGCCACCTCCGCGACCAAGGAGACGTCCTGGAGATGCCCAGCGCAACGCACATCTCTCCTCTATCCTATCCTCTCCCCAGCTCGACCTCTCTCTGTCTCCTCCCTCACTGGCCACGAAACCCTAGCCTCATAGTCACCGGACCCAGCGCCGGGCCGCCTGATTTGATCAGCGAGAGAACCAAGAGGGATTAGGAGGCCAATCCCCATCAAGAACCTGATTTAGGCACGTTCTAGTACAGGTAAGATTGGTATCTGGTAAATCCATGACTAGGACTGGTGTTTCATGGTATAAATTGGTACTTGCCGCTGCTATATTGTTCCATACGTGGTTGAGAAATAATTTTCGGTTTTGTTTCTGGATGTAATCCTAGAAGCACATACGTTGATACCTATTGCAGTTTGTAGACACAGACATGCTGTTGTTTGTAACCATGGTCAAGGTGCATATAGGTATCAGGTTCAGAATTTAGTAGATGTGCTATAGAATTCATG includes the following:
- the LOC127309025 gene encoding non-specific lipid-transfer protein 2B, with product MARAAAAQIVVVAIVVAMLLSAPFAANAAISCGQVSSALSPCMAYAKGGAAPSAGCCSGVRSLASSAKSTADKRAACNCLKKLVGSISGINAGNAASIPSKCKVSIPYAISTSVNCNTIN